In Nymphaea colorata isolate Beijing-Zhang1983 chromosome 3, ASM883128v2, whole genome shotgun sequence, a genomic segment contains:
- the LOC116250373 gene encoding uncharacterized protein LOC116250373 — protein sequence VRAGVENNKGTKQRETSRLVFGREREREKERNGGKSYLTAIILCVCFAAAFLPPSAAFQSDELLVDDEEFEGVKPSEPEYPASARSSGSSARRKVDRDAAAADSKVQFTLEHALGSDGSFLPAGIFTARLKTSSHGGQILTKLRFSRNALTEKEKEIFQELLEKDDFYQIRVPSNVLNPGENYVVSSVKARCLPRLELEEHFVIHMEGVNVLAVNYGSPSSCPYPRILKLPSKWSFNSHAVLKNGDMAPRKPLFSEEALRDENGDGEGVKPLERSFWSKYWMYLIPLGLIVMNAITQAMNMAEEPAAGASGQSASQPLPSATQRAANPGVRRR from the exons GTAAGAGCTGGCGTTGAGAATAATAAGGGAACTAAACAAAGAGAAACATCCCGTCTCGTGTtcggaagggagagggagagagagaaagagagaaatgggGGGAAGAGTTACTTGACCGCGATCATCCTCTGTGTGTGCTTCGCCGCCGCTTTCCTACCTCCTTCTGCGGCCTTCCAATCCGACGAGCTTCTTGTTGACGACGAGGAGTTTGAGGGAGTGAAGCCTTCCGAGCCGGAATACCCTGCCTCGGCCAGATCCTCTGGTTCATCGGCGAGGCGGAAGGTGGACAGGGACGCTGCCGCCGCGGACTCGAAAGTCCAGTTTACTCTAGAGCACGCGCTCGGAAGCGATGGCAGTTTCTTGCCCGCCGGGATCTTCACGGCCCGCCTCAAGACCTCCAGCCACGGCGGACAG ATTCTTACCAAGCTTCGCTTCTCAAGAAATGCTTTAactgagaaagaaaaggaaattttccAA GAGCTTCTGGAGAAGGATGACTTTTATCAGATCAGAGTACCATCTAACGTACTGAATCCTGGGGAAAATTATGTTGTCTCGTCTGTCAAAGCT AGATGCCTTCCTCGTCTGGAATTGGAAGAGCATTTTGTTATCCACATG GAAGGTGTCAATGTTCTAGCTGTTAATTATGGTTCACCAAGCTCATGCCCTTATCCTCGGATACTGAAACTG CCATCGAAGTGGTCTTTCAACTCACATGCAGTCCTGAAGAACGGCGATATGGCTCCAAG AAAACCATTATTCTCTGAGGAAGCACTAAGAGATGAGAATGGTGATGGCGAAGGAGTTAAGCCACTAGAGAGATCATTTTGGTCAAAATAT TGGATGTACTTAATCCCTCTCGGACTCATAGTAATGAATGCCATAACTCAAGCCATGAATATGGCAGAGGAACCGGCAGCAGGTGCTTCTGGACAATCAGCTTCCCAGCCACTTCCATCAGCAACTCAACGTGCAGCCAACCCAGGTGTTCGTAGGAGATGA
- the LOC116250206 gene encoding probable transcription factor PosF21 isoform X3, with product MEEKPSVYATGGLPPHSGRLPPHPSPTNAPLTVKREVPPLSPSRPDIPMSDSSPASSHFSQDISRMPDYPQRKPGHRRAHSEIVRLPDDISFDHELGFVGGDCPALSDETEEDLFSMYMDMEKFTSSSPMTSVSGLAAGESSSASPSHNEPDSGGSTSERPRIRHQHSQSMDGSTSIKPEMLVSPEQTLAETKKAMSAAKLADLALIDPKRAKRIWANRQSAARSKERKMRYIAELERKVQTLQTEATTLSAQLTMLQRDTNGLTAENSELKLRLQAMEQQVHLQDALNDALREEVQRLKIATGQVIPNAGQGINFGSSFSTNQQFYHNPSAHTLLATHQFQQLQIHSQQQPQQQQQQQQQQQQQTADVRSKGAGQPSPNQIKSSSNTAASE from the exons ATGGAGGAGAAACCGTCTGTCTACGCCACCGGCGGTTTGCCTCCTCACTCGGGGCGTTTACCGCCCCATCCTTCCCCGACGAACGCCCCGCTCACTGTCAAGCGTGAAGTGCCCCCGCTCTCTCCGTCTCGACCGGATATTCCTATGTCGGATTCTTCCCCCGCTAGTTCCCATTTCAGTCAGGACATCAGCCGCATGCCAGATTATCCCCAGAGGAAACCGGGCCACCGTCGAGCTCACTCCGAGATTGTCAGGTTGCCGGACGATATCAGCTTTGATCATGAACTCGGCTTTGTTGGCGGTGATTGCCCAGCTTTGTCCGACGAGACGGAAGAAGATCTTTTCTCTATGTACATGGATATGGAGAAGTTCACGTCTTCTTCCCCTATGACCTCTGTCTCTGGTCTGGCGGCTGGAGAGTCGTCGTCTGCATCACCATCACATAACGAGCCTGATAGCGGCGGGAGCACGAGTGAGAGGCCGCGTATCCGGCATCAGCACAGCCAGTCGATGGATGGTTCTACTTCTATTAAGCCAGAAATGTTGGTTTCTCCGGAGCAGACTTTAGCAGAAACCAAGAAGGCAATGTCTGCAGCTAAGCTGGCCGATCTCGCTCTCATTGATCCAAAACGGGCAAAAAG AATCTGGGCTAATCGTCAGTCAGCTGCGAggtcaaaagaaagaaagatgcgCTATATAGCAGAGCTTGAACGGAAAGTGCAGACCCTGCAAACAGAAGCGACAACATTATCTGCTCAGTTGACTATGTTGCAG AGGGACACTAATGGTTTGACAGCCGAAAATAGTGAATTGAAACTGCGGTTGCAGGCCATGGAACAACAAGTTCATCTACAAGATG CACTGAATGATGCCTTGCGAGAGGAGGTCCAAAGGTTAAAAATAGCGACTGGTCAAGTTATTCCAAATGCTGGGCAAGGGATTAATTTTGGATCCTCATTTAGTACCAATCAACAATTTTATCATAATCCTTCTGCTCATACCCTTCTGGCGACACACCAATTTCAACAGCTCCAGATCCATTCTCAGCAACAGCCCcagcagcaacaacagcagcagcaacagcaacagcagcagaCAGCTGATGTTAGGAGCAAAGGCGCAGGCCAGCCATCTCCAAATCAGATAAAGTCAAGTTCCAACACAGCCGCTTCCGAATGA